GGTGTTTCATTTAATGGCTTGAGTGTGATTTTGTCTTCATATTGGTGCTAGAGCGAGTTTATAGCAGAGTGCTATGCGAGGAGGGCTTTTATATCAGGGTTTACAGGAAGTGCTGGTACCGCTGTTGTCACTAAGGATAAGGCCGCTCTATGGACAGATGGCCGCTATTTTCTTCAGGTTTTTAATCATAATCCATTTGAAAATCTCTGGATTGCCGTCTTCTACAGACATTTGAAAAGGATAGTATTTCTTTGTTTAAAGGCGGAGAAGCAATTAAACTCTAGCTGGACTCTCATGCGTGCTGGTAATCCGGGAGTCCTTACTGCAAGTGAATGGGTTGCTGATGTTTTGGCTTCTGGTGGAAGAGTTGGTATTGATCCTGTAAGCTACTTCGAACCTTCTAAAGGCTTTTCTTTTTCCCTTGCGTCCTTGTGGTCTTATTAATTGACATAGAGCGTGCGATAAAGTACCAACCATTGAATTTAGAAAACATTattacaaattaattatttttaagaaaatttggtgttttttgtttgtaatttgTATTTACAATACTTTGTGATTCATGAAGGGAGCAGTTCCTTTTTTCTGCCGATGCAGCTGAGGAATTGAAGGAGGCTATAGCAAAAAAGAACCATGAGTTGGTTTACCTATACAATGTAAACCTTGTGGATGAAATATGGAAGTACTCGAGGCCAAAGCCTCCAAGCAAACAAATAAGGGTACATGACTTGAAGTATGCTGGTGTAGACGTGGCGTCGAAATTGTCGTCTCTGAGAAATGCAATTATGGATGCTGGCGCATCTGCCATAGTTATATCCATGCTTGATGAGATTGCATGGGTGCTTAATCTGGTAATACTACAGATCTGTATAGTACCGTTGTCACTGTACTAATTGCAGTTTTTTTTCACTTAGTAACCAAAGCATTGATATTGTATTGTGCCTCTTTTTACTTGCAGAGAGGGAGCGATGTTCCACATTCACCTGTTATGTACTCATATCTGATTGTAGAGGTTGACCAAGCCCAACTCTTTGTAGATGATTCCAAAGTAAATGAGGAGGTGAAAGATCATTTGAAGAACGCAGGGATTGAACTTAGACCTTATGATTCCATTCTTCAAGAAATAGATAGGTAAGACTTTGATTATACCTTAGAACTTAGACCTTATGGTACTTTGCCTCACTTTGAGTTTTATCAGTCTGGCAGCGCGAGGAGCTCAGCTCTTGATGGATCCATCAACCCTCAACGTAGCTATCATTAGTACCTACAAATCTGCGTGTGACAAATATTCGAGTAAGCCCGAAAGCAAAGAAAAATTTACTGATGGCTCCAGCACGAAACCCTCTGGCATTTACATGCAGTCTCCTATCTCCTGGTCAAAAGCCATTAAGAATGATGCCGAGCTACAGGGAATGAAGAACTCTCACTTGAGGTAAACAGACTCGTTGCAATACCATGTTCCCTAATTCAACTTCCTTCAGAGGATTTCAGTGATCTATTCTAAGCACATATTGTGCAGGGATGCTGCTGCTCTAGCTCATTTCTGGGCCTGGCTGGAAGAAGAAGTGCACAAGAATGAGAACCTTACGGAGGTTGATGTCGCTGACAGGCTCCTGGAGTTCCGTTCAGTGCAGGATGGGTTTATGGATACAAGCTTCGACACGATAAGTGGTATGGTTAATGTCATCCTTACTTTTAGAGCTTACTCCACGATACAGAGTCATTATTATTCAGTGAACGATGTGCATTATTGTCCTCATACTCCTACAGGTTCAGGTGCAAATGGAGCTATTATTCACTACAAACCAG
This region of Brassica napus cultivar Da-Ae chromosome C5, Da-Ae, whole genome shotgun sequence genomic DNA includes:
- the LOC106453043 gene encoding aminopeptidase P2; the encoded protein is MTPLTLSSPSLNRVLFLTSRYSRSPFLRNFKSLPLIHRKLPHNHLLGARCEASSSFTAKSSKEIRKARAEAVVDEKLTALRQQFSKPGVGIDAYIIPSQDAHQSEFIAECYARRAFISGFTGSAGTAVVTKDKAALWTDGRYFLQAEKQLNSSWTLMRAGNPGVLTASEWVADVLASGGRVGIDPFLFSADAAEELKEAIAKKNHELVYLYNVNLVDEIWKYSRPKPPSKQIRVHDLKYAGVDVASKLSSLRNAIMDAGASAIVISMLDEIAWVLNLRGSDVPHSPVMYSYLIVEVDQAQLFVDDSKVNEEVKDHLKNAGIELRPYDSILQEIDSLAARGAQLLMDPSTLNVAIISTYKSACDKYSSKPESKEKFTDGSSTKPSGIYMQSPISWSKAIKNDAELQGMKNSHLRDAAALAHFWAWLEEEVHKNENLTEVDVADRLLEFRSVQDGFMDTSFDTISGSGANGAIIHYKPEPESCSRVDPQKLFLLDSGAQYVDGTTDITRTAHFSEPSAREKECFTRVLQGHIALDQAVFPEGTPGFVLDGFARSSLWKIGLDYRHGTGHGVGAALNVHEGPQSISFRYGNMTPIQSGMIVSNEPGYYEDHSFGIRIENLLHVKDAETPNRFGGATYLGFEKLTFFPIQTKMVDVSLLSHAEIDWLNSYHAEVWEKVSPLLEGPTQQWLWNNTRPLAKP